The window ATTCATATTTGCTTAATAATTCTCTAACTTCCATTTCAACAAGCTCTAATAATTCAGCATCATCAACCATATCTTGTTTATTTAAGAAAACAACGATATATGGAACACCAACTTGTCTTGAAAGTAGAATATGCTCTCTAGTTTGTGGCATAGGACCATCAGCAGCAGATACAACAAGAATAGCACCATCCATTTGAGCTGCACCAGTAATCATATTTTTTACATAGTCAGCATGTCCTGGACAATCCACATGCGCATAGTGACGATTTTCTGTTTCATACTCAATGTGAGAAGTTGCGATTGTAATACCTCTTTCTTTTTCTTCAGGGGCATTATCTATATTGTCATAATCTTTTAATTCAGCAAGACCTTTTAATGACAAAACAGCAGAAATAGCTGCACTTAGTGTTGTTTTACCATGATCGACATGCCCAATTGTTCCAACATTAACATGTGGTTTATTTTTAACAAATTTTTCTTTTGCCATGTTTTTTCTCCTTATTAAATTTACATAAAAAACTGGAGCCCACAAGCGGGATTGAACCGCCGACCTCTTCCTTACCAAGGAAGTGCTCTACCCCTGAGCTATATGGGCATACTAAAAAATATTTGGAAACTTTGAAAATATTATAACGAAGCGTTCAACATTTCAGCTCCCAGAATATATACTAATCTTTTTGGAGCGGGAGACGGGGCTCGAACCCGCGACCCTCAGCTTGGAAGGCTGATGCTCTAGCCAACTGAGCTACTCCCGCATCACTCATATTTAAACAATGGTGGTGAGTCGTGGATTCGAACCACGGAAGGTAAAAACCAGCAGATTTACAGTCTGCCCTCGTTGGCCACTTGAGTAACTCACCCAAAAATATTAAAACTGGTAACACACTGATAAAATATAAATTAAAGTGTATGGAGCTGGTTAAGGGACTTGAACCCCCGGCCTGCTGCTTACAAGGCAGCTGCTCTACCAACTGAGCTAAACCAGCATAGAATCTAAAAGTCTGTATTCTATCAAAATAGTTTTATAAATGTCAATAACAAAATATCTTTAATGAAATATGTATCATCTTTTATTGCTTTTAAGCAGAAACTTTTAAAAAAAGTAGATTACTGTTTTAATTACATATATAAAAGGAGATTCTGATGCATAACCCTATATGGAGTGCAGTTGGGATTATGCTGTTCATTGTTTTATCGGTAAAATTTTGGTGGTTATGGTTGATTTTATTGTTTTATTTATTGCATATATTGTGATACGAATTTTAACTTTTTCCTAAAGACACCTTATTGGTGTCTTTAATTCTATTGAAACTCTGGCTTTGGTGTATCTAGAGTTTGTGCTGGAAGCATAGGATAGATTATCTCTGGCTTTGTTCCTGTTAGAGAATTGAAAAATGTTTCTATCTTTTTTGCTTCTCCATCGCTTATTTCAACCCCTAATTGAATGCTTGCCATTTCTTTTATAGCATCTTTTACATCCCAATATTGACCATTATGGAAATATGGCATAGTTTCTAGTATATTCCTTAATGTAGGTGTTTTTACCATGCCATCTTTATTGCCACTAAATCCACCAACATTTGCAAATTTATATTCTTTTGCAACTCCAAGTGGTTGCAGTGTTCCACCTAAGTTTATATCATTATGACAAGCAACACAACCTTTATCTATAAACAATTCTAGTCCCTCTTGTTCTTGTGTGCTTAAAGCCTTAGTATTACCGCGTAAAAAATCATCATATCTAGATGGTGTAACTAAAGTTTTTTCAAATATAGCAATAGTGTCTGCAATAATATCAAAATCGATTTTTACATTATTACCATAAGCTTTTTTAAATGCTATTACATATTCTGGTATGGAAGTAATTTTTGCAATTATGACTTCTGGCTTTGCATTCATCTCTGGTGCAGCCTGCATAGGACCTTTTGCTTGATCTTGAAGGTGAGCACTTCTTCCATCCCAAAATTGTGATGAATTAAATACTGAGTTATAAACCGTTGGTGAATTTAAATGTTGTAGATTCATAGTCCATTTATGCCCAATAGCAGCAGGAACAACATCTGTTCCACCTAAGCCCAAATTATGACAAGTATTACAAGAAATTAAATTAGAACTTGAGATTCTAGGGTCAAAATATAATTTTTTTCCTAATTCAATTTTTAATTGATTTTGTTTAGTATTACCTGTAATTTTGTCAAGTTCAGCACCAGTTGGCATAGGTTTTAACCCTGAATCTAATGCTTTTTTTACTAAATCTCCTCCACTGGCACCAAATGCAATTGTTGCCCCAAATAACATTGAACTAACCATGATAGCAATTTTCATACTAACCTCCTACTTTAAAAAAATAATTTATATTATATATTTTTTTATTACTTAAAATAATTAAATAAAATAAATTATTTTTTTAAGAAAGTAGAAATATTATTTTGTTAAGATTCCAAATATTTACAAAATTTAAATCAAAGATTCATAAAAAGTGGAAGCAAAATTTATCTCTCTAGCAATTGAAACGTACAAAATAACACTGATTGTATCACTACCATTATTGCTTACTGGGCTGATTGTAGGACTAATAGTAAGTATATTTCAAGCAACTACACAAATAAATGACGCTACACTATCTTTCATACCAAAAATTTTAGCAATCATTGCTGTATTGATTTTTACAATGCCTTGGATGTTAAATATGATAACTGATTACACTAGAATCTTATTTAATATGATTCCGGATTTTCCATTTTAAATATCAGACATTTTAATAATGATAGAAAAAATAGTAGATTTTAAAAAATATTCAAGTATCAAAATTGGTGGAATAAAAAAGTTAAAAATAGCACAAACTATCAATGAAGCACTGATCCTATCAAAAACACATGTCTTACTTGGTAAAGCAAGCAATACACTAATATCACCTGATGCTAAGAATCTTTTTTGTCTTGGTGATGAATTTGACTATATAAAAGAAAATGATGATTTTATAGAAATTGGTGCAAAAAGTAGTGCAAGAAAAGCCTTTTTGTATTTTAGGGAGCAGAATCTAAAAGGTGCAGAATTGTTAGGCTCAATACCTGGAAGCATTGGCGGTGTAATAAAAATGAATGCAGGCATAAAAGAATATGAAATAAAAGATTCTATTGTTTCTGTGAATATAAATGGAGAATGGATAGAATCTAATAATATAGATTTTTCTTATAGGCATAGTAATATTGATGGTGTAATTATTGCAACAAGATTCAAAAAAGAAAAAGGTTTTAGATTTGAATTAGAAGATTTATTTAAAGATATGAGAAAAAATCAGCCAAAAGAACCTAGCCTTGGGAGTTGCTTTAAAAATCCAAAAGAAATGCATGCAGGAAAACTTCTTGATATATCAAATCTAAAGGGATTTAAAATAGGCGACATGGCTTTTAGTAAAAAACATGCAAATTTTATGGTAAATCTCGGAAATGGAAACTTTGATGATGCGATAAAATTAATCAATCTTGCACAAAATGAAATCTATGAAAAACACAAAATAGCATTAAAAACTGAAATTATTATCATCAAGGGAGAATAAATTTTGAAAATCTTATTTGTATGTTTAGGCAATATATGCCGCTCACCTCTTGCTGAAGGTATCGCAAGAGAATATATAAAAAACAAGAATCTAAATATTGAAGTAGATTCTTGTGGGACTAGCGGATGGCATATAGATGAACCACCAGATAGAAGATCTATTGATATTGCAAAAAAATATGGTATTGATATAAGCAAACTAAAAGGAAGACAAATTAGTGTTTATAGTGATGCAAATTGGGATTATTATATTGTGATGGATGAAAGTAATAAAAGAGATTTAATTAATATGGGATTTCAAAAAGAAAAAATCAAAAAGTTAGGAGAGTTTGGAGCAAATAATGCGGATGTGCCTGACCCGTATAACTACAAAGATATGCAAGGATTTGAAAATGTGTTTAATATGATTAATTCTTGTATAAATAATATGTTTGATTCGAAAACAAAAATCATTTAATTATTATTTGTTACAAAATGTAAAATTGATATTATTTACAAACAATACACATATTCATTAAATACAAGTATCAGTTACAATTACTCGCAAAATAAATTTATTTAAGGTTTATAATGTATGAATTATGATGATTTAAGTCCATTATTTACAATGCTAAATGAAACTCAAATTGAAGTATTGAAAAATGGATATGATATTTTATTGTCAAATATCAAGCTAGATTACCAAAGCGATATTAGCGTAGATAATACAATATTAGTTGTTGGTGAAAATGAACTAGCAAATGACTTTATAAATAAAACAAAAGATAAATTTAATATCACGCAAAAACCATATATCGAACAATATGGCGGAATAATTGGTGATTTTATATCTATAGTAGAAGATGAAGAAATACATACTGCACAAATTGTATTTTTTATCAAGATAGAATTAGATTCTAGAATCTTAGATAAAACAACACAGCTTGGAATCCACTTTGTAAATAGCTATGAAAATATAGATTCTATGGCTAAAGAAATAGAAAATCTAATCGGTGATTTTACATACGAAAATACGATTTTATTTGATGAAAATAAATGCCAATACCATCATAGAGATAAAACTGCAAATTCATATTGTAGCGAGTGTGAAAGTGTATGTCCAACATTTGCTATAACAAAAGATGACAAAGCAAAAGAATTGAGATTTTCAAATATAGATTGTATATTTTGCGGAAAATGCGTTGGAATATGTCCAAGTGGTGCTATGCAAAAGGCAAATGCTCCATTGATTGAGATAACAAAAGCAGCACAGAATTATCAAGATAAGATTCCGCTTATTCTTAGCAAACAAGATATAGAATCTTTCATAGATTCTAATATTGATATAAAAGATTCTAGTGTGACACCATTTGTCCTTCCAAATATAAATATGCTAAATGAAGTGTATTTTATATCTATTTTGCAAACAACTAGCACACAATGTATTTTATATGGAAATATAGAATCTAATTTAAAAGATTCTATTGATTTTATAAATGACTTGTATGAAAGAATATGCAACAAAAAAGCAATATATTTGCACAATGAAATCAAATCTTATAAAAACCTAGAAATAGAGAATCTTCCAAAATACCACTACATTGCAGAATCTAATGAATTTAATAGAGAAATTTTTAAAGAAAGGGTAAAATTTCTCATAAAAGATAATGATTATGGTAATCTTGCAAATAGAGCAAGTATAAAATATACAGATTTAAAGATTGATTCAGATAATTGCACGCTTTGCATGTCTTGCGTAGAATCTTGCAATACAAAAGCACTCATTAACTCAAAAGATAATTTTGAATTATTATTAAATCCTTCGCTTTGCACTGCTTGCAGACTATGTGTAGATATTTGCCCAGAATCTATAATAAAAATGCCACTTGATGGAATAAGGTTAAATAATACATTTTTCACCTATAATACAAAAGCAAAAGATGAACCATTTAAATGCGTAGAATGCGGTAAAATCTTTGCAAGTACAAAATCCATCAAAAAAGTGCAAAATTTGATGTTTCCAGTCTTTAAAAATGATGAAATCAAACAAAAATCAATTCTTTGTTGCGGTGATTGCAAAGTAAAAATAATGTTTAGAACAAATTGAAGGTATATTTTATGTTAAAGAAAAAACAAGATTCACAAAACAATCAAAATGAAGCAATAGAACGTGCCAGAATCTTATATTATGATTTTTTTGCTGGATTATTTTTGTATGACTTATTGATAAATAGAAAAGATTTACTATTAGAGCAAGTAAAGATTCTAAAAACACAACCTTTAAATGATGGTGATTTAGTATTTTTTGAAGCATTAGAAAATGAAATTCAAACTAATGGAATAAAAAATATTTTATTTGAATATACTAGATTTTTTATGCTTCCATTTGATGTAAATGAAAATGTATCAATAAATAGATTGGCAAAAAAAAGAGATAAAAACGAAAAAAAAGAAAAAAGCGCCTCCCAAATAATTCTATATTTGTCATATTATTTAGATGGCACGATAGCAGGCAATGGCTTGTCAATAGCAAAAGAAAAAGTAAGAAAAAGTAAAGTTAGATTGAATGAAAAAGAATTTAAAGAAAATGAAGAACATATAGGTTTTCTTTTTGTATTTAGTAAATATCTGTTACAAAACAATGAAAACTCTTTGCAAAATGAAGTTTTTAAAGATTGCATAATACCAATGAAAGATAAAATTATAGAAAATATAAACAATAAATATCTAGATTCTATGTATTACAATATAGCAAATCTAATGAAGAGTTTTTTAGATTTTGAGATGGCTTTTAATGTGAAAAGTTAAATCAAGTAGAGTTTTTTTAAAAGAAGATTCTACTGGGTTTAACCCGCTAATTCACATAAAAGGAGAAATATGTCAAAAGAGAGACGAAACTTTCTCAAAGCTACTGCTAAAGCAGGGGCGATAACAGCAGTTGCTGGCATTGCAATAACTGCTTGTTCAAACACAAAAGTAGAACAAAAAGAAGTAGCAAAGGGTAAGTCAAGAAAACAAGAAGTACTTTATCAAAAAAGTAAATACTGGGATTCTTATTACAAGGTAGCATATTAAAGGTTTAAAATGAAAGAAGGGAGTGAAAATGAGTGATAATAGAAATATGCAAAATAGACGAGCATTTCTAAAACTTTCTTTACTTGGCTCTGCAATAGGAGTATCTCAAGTATTAGGTAGTGAAGAAAATAGAGTTTTAAGACAGGCAACTCATCAAGAATTAAAAGAAAATTTTCCAAATTCTAAGAGAATAAAGACAATATGCACACATTGTTCGGTTGGCTGTGGAATCATTGCTGAAGTTGTTGATGGAATCTGGGTGCGTCAAGAAGTAGCACAAGATCATCCAGTATCACAAGGTGGTCATTGCTGCAAAGGTGCAGATATGATTGATAGAGTTAGAAGCACAACTAGACTTAGATATCCTATAGAAAAAGTAAATGGTGTATGGCAAAAAACATCATGGGACAACTCTATGGATAAAATTGCTAAAAAAATTACTGAAATTAGAGAAAAGTATGGTCCAGATAGCCTTATGCTTATTGGAAGTGCTAAAGTTAGTAATGAACAAAGCTATTATGTTAGAAAGTTTGCAGCATTTTTAGGAACAAATAATATAGATCATCAAGCTAGAATCTGACACTCTCCAACAGTCGCTGGTGTGGCGAATACATTTGGATATGGTGGAATGACAAACCATATAGCTGATATGATGAATTCTAAATTTATCTTTATCATTGGTGCAAATCCGGCAGTAAATCACCCTGTTAGTATGGTGCATTTTTTACGTGCAAAAGAAGCGGGCGCAAAAATAGTATGCGTAGATCCATATTATAGTAAAACTGCAGCAAAAGCTGATGAATTTATTAGAATAAGAAGTGGAACTGATGTAGCACTAGTTTATGGAATGATTAATGTAATAGTAGAAAATAACCTACACGATAAACAATACCTAAAAGATCGTGTATATGGCTATGAAGAAATATTTAAAGAAGCAAAAAAATATACTCCTGAAGTAGTAGCAGATATTACAGGGATTCCAAGTGAGACAATTATTAGAATTGCAAAAGAAATGGCTAAAGCAAAACCAGCAAGCTTAGTGTGGAATCAAGGTCTAACACAACATACAGTTGGCACAAACAATACAAGAGTTATGCCTATTTTACAAATGATATTAGGAAACATAGGTAAAAAAGGTGGTGGTGTAAATATCTTAAGAGGACATGATAATGTTCAAGGTGCTAGCGATATGAACAACCTTGCAGATTCACTTCCTGGATATTATGGACTTGGCGAAGGTCCTTGGAGACATTTTTGCAAACATTGGTATGTAGATTATGAATGGATGAAAAGTCGCTTCAAAAGTAAAGAGATGATGGAGAAAACCGGCTATGCACTATCTACTTGGCGATTTGGTGTGCTTGATGAGGAAAATTATGCAAACAATGCAGATACACAAATCAAAGCACTTATTGTTATTGGTAATGGAATCTCAACTACAACCTTACTCGATAAAACAAAAGAAGCACTTGATAAACTAGAATTATTAGTATTTATCGATCCTTATGTAAATGATGTAGCTGTAGTAACTGATAGAAAAGATAATCTTTTCTTATTACCTGCTGCTTCACAAATGGAAACAAGTGGTTGTGTCGCTGCTACAAATCGTGGATATCAATGGAGATATCAAGTAATCAAACCTATGTTTGAATGCAGAGAAGACCATGAGATTCTATTTGATTTAGCAGAGAGACTTGGATTTAAAGAACAATATCAAAGAGCTCTATATGAAAATGCTAAAAAAGATGGTAGAAGCGAATTTATTTGGCCTGATGATGCAACAACAGAAATGGCACAAAGCATTAGAAGCATAGGATTGCAAGGACTTAGTGCAAAAAGATTAAAAGAGCATTGTGATAATTGGCATATGTTTGATAGCGTAACATTAGAAGGAAAAGGACCTATGAAAGGACAATATTACGCACTACCTTGGCCTTGCTGGAGTGAAAAACACCCAGGAACTCCAATAATGTATGCTGATGATTTACCTGTTATGAAAGGTGGTATGGGCTTTAGGGTAAATTGGGGCATAACTGCACCTGATGGAACAAATATGATGAGCTTAAGAGGCTTACCAGATTCCAAAATTAAAGGACATCCTGCTATCACTGCGGATAATATAGAAAGTGTCCTTGGTATAAAACTTACAAAAGAAGAGAAAGAAAAAGTAAAAGGCACTACATTTGCAACTGATAATTCAAACATATTAGTTGAAAAAGCACTAGAAGCAGGAGTTTGTCCATATGGAAATGGAAAAGCTAGGATGGTTGTTTGGAATTGGTATGATAAGATTCCACTACATAGAGAGCCTTTGCATAGCTTTAGGAATGATTTAATAAAACAATATCCAACATTCCCAGATAAAAAAGATTTATTTAGAGCAAATATAAAATATATCTCAAGACAAACACAAAAAGATTGGAAGAGTGAATATCCGCTAAATATGCTAACAGGAAGATTAGTCGCGCATATGGGAACTGGAACTGAAACTAGAAGTGCAAAATATCTAGCTGAAATCCAACATGAAATGTTTGTAGAAATTCACCCAGATACAGCACTAAATCTAGGTGTTAGAGATGGTGATATGGTATGGGTACATGGTACTTCTGGAACAAAGATTCTAGTAAAAGCTAGACATTCATATAGAGTTGATGAAAGTAGCGTTTTCTTGCCACAAAATTTCTCTGGTGTATATTCAGGTAAAAGCCTACTTGATAAATATCCACAAGGGACAGAACCTTATGCTATAGGTGAAGCTGTAAGCCTTATAACTAGCTATGGATTTGATTATAATACTGCATGTCCTGAAACAAAATGTGGATTATGTAGAATTGAGAAAGCATAAGGGAGGTAATAAATGAGTGAATTAACTAGCGGTGGATTTAATGCTACAAATCATGCAAGAATAAAATTTTATTGTGATGAATTACGATGTATTGACTGCCATGGTTGTGATGTAGCCTGCAAAGAAGCTCATCACTTACCTGTTGGTGTAAATAGAAGACGTGTAATATCAATAAATGACGGAATCGTTGGCAAAGAAAAATCAATCTCTATTGCTTGTATGCATTGCTCTGATGCACCATGCGCACAAGTTTGTCCTGTAGATTGCTTTTATATTAGAGCAGATGGAATCGTATTGCATGATAAAAAAACTTGTATAGGCTGTGGATATTGCTTATATGCTTGTCCTTTTGGGGCACCTCAATTCCCAAAATCAGATGTATTTGGTAGCAGAGGAACGATGGATAAATGTACATTTTGTGCTGGTGGTCCAGAAGAGACATTTAGCCAAGAAGAATATAAATTATATGGACAAAATAGAATCGCAGAAGGAAAAGTGCCAATGTGTGCTTCAATGTGTTCAACAAAAGCGTTACTTGCTGGAAATAGTGATGAAGTAAATCATATCATTAGAACAAGAGTTACTAAAAAAGGTCAAAATTCACATACATCATCATATATGTGGAGTGCACCTTATAAAGAATAAGGGATAAAAATGAGATTAGTGAAATTATTATTATTGTGTATTATTATGACTATCTCACAAGCCGCTGAAGAGGGATTTAAAGGTGCAATAGATTTAGAATACAACAAACATATTTATGGCAAAAATCAATTAGAAGCTATAAAAAACTGGGGGCTTGATACATCTAGTGCAGGTGTATCACTAGGTAATACCCTTGATTTTGTAGGTGGCAGTATAGATCCATTTACAAGTGGAGAAAAAATAGGTGGAATTAGAGGAATAAGCGGACTTGGTGAATTATTTACAATACTACAAAACAAGTATTTTAAGATAATATTTTTTGCCATTATTATATTAACTCCGCTAGCATTTTTTGGACATTTTATGATAGTTGGACAAAGAAAGTTTAATCATCATCAAAAATTACAAGTATTCTCAAAATTTAATATTATTGTCCATTGGGGTGCTGCTGTGCCATTTGTGCTAATATGCATTACAGGTTTGATTATGGTATTTGGAGCAAATCTTGGCGGTGGAGCATTTGTTAGATTTGCAAGAGATGTGCATGGTATTGCTACACCAATATTTGCTGTCTTTGGAATCATGATGTTTTCTATGTGGTTTAAAGAATGTCTATTTAAAAAATATGATATTGATTGGTTTAAGATTATGGGTGGATATCTAAGTCAAGAAAATAAGCCTATTCCTGCTGGAAAATTTAATGCTGGACAAAAAATGTGGTTTTGGATAGCCACAATTGGCGGGGGTATTATGGTGCTAAGTGGTGGAATTATGTATTTTCAATACACAGATATCAATACTCTAAGATTAGTAGCTATCATCCATAATGTAGTTGGTTTTTTAGTCATAGCAATGTTAATAACTCATATTTACATGAGCTTATTTGCGATAGAAGGCGCGATTGAATCAATTATCAATGGGAAAATGGGTGAAGAAGAACTATCAATTCTACACAGCATTTATTATAAAGAATTGGTAGATTCTAATAGATTGAATTCAATGAGAGTTGCACATTGAAATGACTGCTGTGCAAAAACACACAATTTGCGTGCCAATTATCAAAATCGATGATAATGGCATAGCAAATACAAATGATACAATAATAAAAGAAGACCGCGTAAATCTATACCTCAATGGTTCAAAAATAATCTCTACAATGTGTATCTTAAAAGATCAAGATTACCATGCTGTTGGATTTTTGATGAGTGAAGGTGTGATTGAAAATATAGATGATATAAAAGACATACAAGTATCTAAAGATGGATTAAATGTATATATCAATGCAAAAATTAATGATGATAATATATCTAATCTATTTCATGAAAAGACACTTACTTCTGGTTGCTGTGTAGGAGTGAGTGCAAATTTTGAAGGTAAAATTATAGAAAAATTTTTATCTCAAAAAGCAGAATTTAGCCTAGAACAAATAAGATTATATTTAAGTGAGTTTCAAAATAATACAGATTTATTTTCTAAAACTGGTTGCACTCATAAAGCTATGTTATTTTATGATAACAAAAAGCTTAGCAGCGAAGATATAGGTAGGCATAATGCAATTGATAAAGTATTAGGAAAAGCAAGAATGCTAAAAGCCAATATAAGCGAATCTATCCTTATTGTTAGTGGAAGATTATCTATGGAAATGGTGATAAAATGTGCTATGCATAATGTGCCAATAGTGATATCAAATGCAGCCACAACAGCACTTGGAATCAAATCTGCACAGAATCTAGGCATCACACTAATTGGATTTGCAAGAAATAATAATATGAATATCTACACTCATAGTAATAGAATCATATTGCCTAAAAAATTAGGCTAGATTCTGGTTATACTTTTTTTGTAATTTTATTTGCAAGTATAAAAAATAAAACAATAATTATAATTCCAACAATTGGAAAAATATAAGGGTTTGAATATTTATCATATAGATTTCTAATAATATCACCCATTGCATAGCTAAATCCACCAATAAGAATACCCCATACAAATGAAGCAAAAAAGTTATATATCAAAAATTTCTTACTATCAAATTTACTAAATCCAATCACAAGAGGAATGATAGTCTTAATACCATATAAATATTTATGAATAAAAATAATCAAATAGCTATATTTTTTTATCCAAATATGGCTTAAAGCAATTTTTCTTCTATGAGCAGAAAAATACTTCATCACTTCTTTTTTTTGATACCTAGCCATATAAAACAACAAGCTAGAACCAATAAAATTAGCAATAGAGGCGATGAATATGCAAACATAAATATTTAGAGAATTTATAGATTCTATTACTCCGCTTGATAAGATAGAAGCAGCAATAAGAGCTACAAGCCCACCACCAAATGAATAAAAAAATAACACTGCATAGCCCCATATTCCTATTGATTGACTTAATGTTTCTAAAATAGATTCCAAGTTTTTAATCCTAAATAAAAATAAAATAGATTCTATCTAACATTTAGAGGCTGAAAGAAATATGTTTATTTAAATATCAAAATATTAATAAAATATTTCATATAGATTATTTGGAATGTAATTTGCTTTATAGTGCTTATATCACTTTAAGGATTGTTATGCAAAATGGATTTTACAATGCCACAGGCGGTATGGTTACACAATTTAACAGGCTTGATGTTATTTCAAATAATCTAGCTAATGCAAATACAAATGCATTTAAAAGAGATGATGTAGTTATTGGTGATTTTATGAGATTGTATGAAGAAGCAAAACACGAGCTTCCACTAGAAAACCACACAAGAGAATCTTCAAAGTTTTTAAATCGCACTTTAAATAGAGTTCCTATTGTAGTTATGGAATATAACGATATGAGTATAGGCAGTTTTAATAGGACTGAGAATCCACTTGATTTAGCACTTAGTAATCAAAATGCATTCTTTGCCATCCAAACACCAAATGGCGTGCGTTACACTAGAGATGGGTCTTTTAGCCTAAATGATAATGGAATCTTAGTAACAAAGCAAGGATATCCGGTATTATCAAATGCTGGAATTAATGAAGGTGGCACAATAAATATCAATCTATCAAGCAATAATATAGAAATTAGTAAAGATGGAAGTATATATGTAAGAGAACTAAATAGAGCTGATATAGGTGAAGCAGAGCCTATTG of the Helicobacter sp. MIT 99-5507 genome contains:
- a CDS encoding molybdopterin-dependent oxidoreductase, whose protein sequence is MSDNRNMQNRRAFLKLSLLGSAIGVSQVLGSEENRVLRQATHQELKENFPNSKRIKTICTHCSVGCGIIAEVVDGIWVRQEVAQDHPVSQGGHCCKGADMIDRVRSTTRLRYPIEKVNGVWQKTSWDNSMDKIAKKITEIREKYGPDSLMLIGSAKVSNEQSYYVRKFAAFLGTNNIDHQARIUHSPTVAGVANTFGYGGMTNHIADMMNSKFIFIIGANPAVNHPVSMVHFLRAKEAGAKIVCVDPYYSKTAAKADEFIRIRSGTDVALVYGMINVIVENNLHDKQYLKDRVYGYEEIFKEAKKYTPEVVADITGIPSETIIRIAKEMAKAKPASLVWNQGLTQHTVGTNNTRVMPILQMILGNIGKKGGGVNILRGHDNVQGASDMNNLADSLPGYYGLGEGPWRHFCKHWYVDYEWMKSRFKSKEMMEKTGYALSTWRFGVLDEENYANNADTQIKALIVIGNGISTTTLLDKTKEALDKLELLVFIDPYVNDVAVVTDRKDNLFLLPAASQMETSGCVAATNRGYQWRYQVIKPMFECREDHEILFDLAERLGFKEQYQRALYENAKKDGRSEFIWPDDATTEMAQSIRSIGLQGLSAKRLKEHCDNWHMFDSVTLEGKGPMKGQYYALPWPCWSEKHPGTPIMYADDLPVMKGGMGFRVNWGITAPDGTNMMSLRGLPDSKIKGHPAITADNIESVLGIKLTKEEKEKVKGTTFATDNSNILVEKALEAGVCPYGNGKARMVVWNWYDKIPLHREPLHSFRNDLIKQYPTFPDKKDLFRANIKYISRQTQKDWKSEYPLNMLTGRLVAHMGTGTETRSAKYLAEIQHEMFVEIHPDTALNLGVRDGDMVWVHGTSGTKILVKARHSYRVDESSVFLPQNFSGVYSGKSLLDKYPQGTEPYAIGEAVSLITSYGFDYNTACPETKCGLCRIEKA
- the fdh3B gene encoding formate dehydrogenase FDH3 subunit beta translates to MSELTSGGFNATNHARIKFYCDELRCIDCHGCDVACKEAHHLPVGVNRRRVISINDGIVGKEKSISIACMHCSDAPCAQVCPVDCFYIRADGIVLHDKKTCIGCGYCLYACPFGAPQFPKSDVFGSRGTMDKCTFCAGGPEETFSQEEYKLYGQNRIAEGKVPMCASMCSTKALLAGNSDEVNHIIRTRVTKKGQNSHTSSYMWSAPYKE
- a CDS encoding formate dehydrogenase subunit gamma, translating into MRLVKLLLLCIIMTISQAAEEGFKGAIDLEYNKHIYGKNQLEAIKNWGLDTSSAGVSLGNTLDFVGGSIDPFTSGEKIGGIRGISGLGELFTILQNKYFKIIFFAIIILTPLAFFGHFMIVGQRKFNHHQKLQVFSKFNIIVHWGAAVPFVLICITGLIMVFGANLGGGAFVRFARDVHGIATPIFAVFGIMMFSMWFKECLFKKYDIDWFKIMGGYLSQENKPIPAGKFNAGQKMWFWIATIGGGIMVLSGGIMYFQYTDINTLRLVAIIHNVVGFLVIAMLITHIYMSLFAIEGAIESIINGKMGEEELSILHSIYYKELVDSNRLNSMRVAH
- the fdhD gene encoding formate dehydrogenase accessory sulfurtransferase FdhD — its product is MTAVQKHTICVPIIKIDDNGIANTNDTIIKEDRVNLYLNGSKIISTMCILKDQDYHAVGFLMSEGVIENIDDIKDIQVSKDGLNVYINAKINDDNISNLFHEKTLTSGCCVGVSANFEGKIIEKFLSQKAEFSLEQIRLYLSEFQNNTDLFSKTGCTHKAMLFYDNKKLSSEDIGRHNAIDKVLGKARMLKANISESILIVSGRLSMEMVIKCAMHNVPIVISNAATTALGIKSAQNLGITLIGFARNNNMNIYTHSNRIILPKKLG
- a CDS encoding DedA family protein, which produces MESILETLSQSIGIWGYAVLFFYSFGGGLVALIAASILSSGVIESINSLNIYVCIFIASIANFIGSSLLFYMARYQKKEVMKYFSAHRRKIALSHIWIKKYSYLIIFIHKYLYGIKTIIPLVIGFSKFDSKKFLIYNFFASFVWGILIGGFSYAMGDIIRNLYDKYSNPYIFPIVGIIIIVLFFILANKITKKV
- a CDS encoding flagellar hook-basal body protein; translated protein: MQNGFYNATGGMVTQFNRLDVISNNLANANTNAFKRDDVVIGDFMRLYEEAKHELPLENHTRESSKFLNRTLNRVPIVVMEYNDMSIGSFNRTENPLDLALSNQNAFFAIQTPNGVRYTRDGSFSLNDNGILVTKQGYPVLSNAGINEGGTININLSSNNIEISKDGSIYVRELNRADIGEAEPIGEIAIVNFTNPKYLKKVGNNLYELPAERLNERQSINNNNVVLSGFIEKSNINPVEEMTALISTNRLVDMYSKVMKTYQDDLNTEAITKLAQKG